One Setaria italica strain Yugu1 chromosome II, Setaria_italica_v2.0, whole genome shotgun sequence DNA segment encodes these proteins:
- the LOC106804160 gene encoding oryzalexin E synthase-like gives MPLIITITVFLYLLLHKRKQAAVPSAPSLPSPPGPVGLPLVGSALHFIGPFSRSPHAVLTRLAETNRPVMSFRPGMAGNFVAVSSPAAAREALVDNDAALAPRFVPDVACALAHSSESISFLPTSSPLWRQHRATVGAHLSAARSLDATRQVRDRHARASPRA, from the coding sequence ATGCCGCTGATCATCACCATTACTGTCTTCTTGTACCTCCTCCTGCATAAACGCAAGCAAGCAGCTGTTCCCAGTGCACCATCTCTTCCATCGCCCCCCGGCCCCGTCGGCCTCCCACTCGTCGGGAGCGCCCTCCACTTCATCGGGCCGTTCAGCCGCAGCCCGCACGCCGTGCTCACCCGCCTCGCCGAGACCAACAGGCCCGTCATGTCCTTCCGGCCGGGCATGGCCGGGAACTTCGTGGCGGTGTCGTCCCCggccgcggcacgggaggctCTCGTCGACAACGACGCGGCGCTGGCGCCACGGTTCGTGCCCGACGTGGCCTGCGCCCTGGCACACAGCTCGGAGTCCATCTCCTTCCTCCCGACCTCCAGCCCTCTGTGGAGGCAGCACCGCGCCACGGTCGGCGCCCACCTTTCCGCCGCCCGGAGCCTCGACGCGACCCGGCAAGTCAGGGATCGTCACGCCCGGGCCTCCCCGAGAGCATGA